Proteins encoded by one window of Amaranthus tricolor cultivar Red isolate AtriRed21 chromosome 4, ASM2621246v1, whole genome shotgun sequence:
- the LOC130811127 gene encoding uncharacterized protein LOC130811127 isoform X2: MERLTAYLLLLRMKLLLMISWQSVSDRLMNHNQWRIVEENKQCSPVSVLEEIDLLQAIPVYNVRQTREEITSQSRIRFQKKVSEDAILSASLWEQLIQLKKEKSKQKQKHRRKPFPDYMNTKRALHQSRQLLFDCVRETIENQKRNRNNNNDNNKNDNSKGLMMGPEEIGKIICRNLKIWGKLSFDETNIDQVMRMELLEVCGDEWGCFDICNKEIVREIGNGIVDEIIEEIIIDLIH, translated from the exons ATGGAGAGATTAACAGCTTATCTTCTCCTGCTAAGAATGAAATTACTGCTTATGATCAG CTGGCAGTCAGTTTCAGATAGATTGATGAATCATAACCAATGGAGAATTGTTGAAGAAAATAAGCAATGTAGCCCTGTTTCTGTTCTTGAAGAGATTGATCTTCTTCAGGCTATTCCTGTTTATAATG TGAGACAAACTCGAGAAGAAATTACATCACAATCAAGAATCAGATTTCAGAAAAAAGTATCAGAAGATGCAATTTTATCAGCTTCTTTATGGGAAcaattaattcaattaaaaaaagaaaaatccaaGCAGAAACAGAAACACAGGAGAAAACCATTTCCAGATTATATGAACACAAAACGAGCCTTACACCAAAGTAGACAGTTATTATTCGACTGTGTAAGAGAAACAATCGAAAATCAAAAACGCAACAGAAATaacaacaacgacaacaacaaAAACGACAACAGTAAAGGTTTGATGATGGGACCTGAAGAAATTGGGAAAATCATATGtagaaatttgaaaatatggGGTAAACTTTCATTTGATgaaacaaatattgatcaagtGATGAGAATGGAGTTATTGGAAGTTTGTGGAGATGAATGGGGATGTTTTGATATATGTAACAAAGAGATTGTTAGGGAGATTGGGAATGGTATAGTTGATGAGATTATTGAAGAGATCATCATAGATTTGATTCATTAG
- the LOC130811127 gene encoding uncharacterized protein LOC130811127 isoform X1, with protein MATSPSTHHASPSPRRLAELLNEQQEPFVLEVYLLERGNKLRRSLELEGKSISCSTNTNINRNNSSKFLKKSFSYHFGSKPISKKYSSSQFSNLARNLFNKFISKKWKKKKKDSFESTIGRCSSVSCSSRISISTWSDSEIDGEINSLSSPAKNEITAYDQSVSDRLMNHNQWRIVEENKQCSPVSVLEEIDLLQAIPVYNVRQTREEITSQSRIRFQKKVSEDAILSASLWEQLIQLKKEKSKQKQKHRRKPFPDYMNTKRALHQSRQLLFDCVRETIENQKRNRNNNNDNNKNDNSKGLMMGPEEIGKIICRNLKIWGKLSFDETNIDQVMRMELLEVCGDEWGCFDICNKEIVREIGNGIVDEIIEEIIIDLIH; from the exons atggcTACTTCACCTTCAACCCATCATGCTTCACCTTCTCCAAGGCGATTAGCCGAGCTTCTGAACGAACAACAAGAGCCCTTTGTGCTAGAAGTGTACCTTCTCGAACGAGGGAATAAATTGAGAAGAAGCTTAGAATTAGAGGGTAAATCTATTAGTTGTTCtactaatactaatattaatagGAATAATTCAAGTAAATTCTTGAAAAAATCATTTAGTTATCATTTTGGATCAAAACccatatcaaaaaaatatagttcttcacaattttcaaatCTTGCTAGGAATTTATTcaataaatttatttcaaaaaaatggaagaaaaaaaagaaagattcttttgaatcaacaattgggaGATGTTCATCAGTTAGTTGTAGTAGTAGAATATCTATTAGTACTTGGTCTGATAGTGAAATTGATGGAGAGATTAACAGCTTATCTTCTCCTGCTAAGAATGAAATTACTGCTTATGATCAG TCAGTTTCAGATAGATTGATGAATCATAACCAATGGAGAATTGTTGAAGAAAATAAGCAATGTAGCCCTGTTTCTGTTCTTGAAGAGATTGATCTTCTTCAGGCTATTCCTGTTTATAATG TGAGACAAACTCGAGAAGAAATTACATCACAATCAAGAATCAGATTTCAGAAAAAAGTATCAGAAGATGCAATTTTATCAGCTTCTTTATGGGAAcaattaattcaattaaaaaaagaaaaatccaaGCAGAAACAGAAACACAGGAGAAAACCATTTCCAGATTATATGAACACAAAACGAGCCTTACACCAAAGTAGACAGTTATTATTCGACTGTGTAAGAGAAACAATCGAAAATCAAAAACGCAACAGAAATaacaacaacgacaacaacaaAAACGACAACAGTAAAGGTTTGATGATGGGACCTGAAGAAATTGGGAAAATCATATGtagaaatttgaaaatatggGGTAAACTTTCATTTGATgaaacaaatattgatcaagtGATGAGAATGGAGTTATTGGAAGTTTGTGGAGATGAATGGGGATGTTTTGATATATGTAACAAAGAGATTGTTAGGGAGATTGGGAATGGTATAGTTGATGAGATTATTGAAGAGATCATCATAGATTTGATTCATTAG
- the LOC130811085 gene encoding basic leucine zipper 4 has translation MMCFEEPVHYKATSFDDLNDIISFFQDNNLQSGSSDSIQQTQFVSSSCYFNEENERKIRRMLSNRLSARRSRLRKKKHLENMRVELNRLKVLNRNLKNRLNLFTYHRYIVSKENERLCCELILLKQRLSHLYNHSLLSIDLSNNSGHQ, from the coding sequence atgatgtGCTTTGAAGAGCCGGTTCACTACAAAGCGACTTCTTTTGATGATCTCAACgacattatttctttttttcaagATAATAATTTACAATCTGGTTCCAGTGATTCGATCCAACAAACTCAATTTGTGTCAAGTTCATGCTATTTTAACGAAGAAAATGAACGTAAAATTAGACGAATGTTATCAAACCGGCTATCTGCTAGAAGGTCCAGATTGCGCAAGAAAAAACATTTAGAAAACATGAGAGTAGAACTAAACCGGTTAAAAGTTTTGAACCGAAATTTGAAAAACCGGTTGAATTTATTCACATACCATCGCTATATTGTAAGCAAGGAAAATGAACGTCTTTGTTGTGAGTTGATATTGCTAAAGCAAAGACTTTCTCATCTCTATAATCACTCTTTGTTAAGTATTGACTTATCTAATAATAGTGGTCATCAATAA
- the LOC130811056 gene encoding kinesin-like protein KIN-7N: MEKICVAVRVRPPVSDDVSFNGTFWNVDDNRISLHKSTGTPLSGVSFTFDHVFDQSCPNSRVYDLLTKDIIYAAVEGFNGTVFAYGQTSSGKTFTMNGSEKDLGIIHRAVKDVFDMIQKTNDREFLIRVSYMEIYNEEINDLLMVTNQKLPIHESLERGVFVAGLREEIVSNAEHVHKLLEAGEVNRHFGETNMNVRSSRSHTIFRMVIESKIKEMDGSCSDAIRVSVLNLVDLAGSERIAKTGADGVRLKEGKHINKSLMVLGNVINKLSEGAKQRGHIPYRDSKLTRILQSSLGGNAKTSIICTLSPEEVHVEETRGTLQFANRAKRVTNCAQVNEILSDAALLKQQKLEIEELRQKLQGSRAENLEQEILKLRNDLFKYELEHEKLATELEEERKLHRRRDIHIKEQQLKIDNLSNMVSFSDSDQKSHTQELGFSGQGMGVRSCNNQRTWQEEPFSTPSLKTAPNSFVARRSNYAKLSDSDSSPLPDAFNNVVDEDAWMKLNKGYVADLDSIQMTPALNVRCLSSDGFSPAFSKSNYELKIQNLKTQMDITIKEKDELEKSNRELVLLNNKLTKEITELKEEAKLTREIPQMLCQSVTTCKDIYQDVLSVMQSSVEDEKSFAKNLLTSMVEIGENLFSTLETHCRTAVDGRRAFSQDTSLVQQQCKILCDRLNNTVALLASSDAQTTMEKGLKTTLSGSDYKGIDFREDPACWKENLSSELSTFKDKYIKHEKAAENNQALEELNSRYLDLERAFHVLEQERDSLLDNITKSGEKLTLVSEERQMLLERYKSEIQKRKELELEIKQFSTEFACRQRSLASFHSDFKSRIKDLKTQNPVVVINSLGF, encoded by the exons ATGGAGAAGATCTGTGTAGCAGTAAGAGTTAGACCTCCAGTTTCCGATGATGTTTCATTCAATGGAACCTTCTGGAATGTTGACGACAATCGTATCTCTCTTCACAAGTCTACCGGCACTCCCCTTTCTGGCGTCTCCTTCACCTTTG ATCATGTGTTTGATCAATCTTGCCCTAATTCTAGGGTTTATGACCTTCTTACTAAGGACATTATTTATGCTGCTGTTGAAGGATTTAACG GAACGGTGTTTGCTTATGGGCAAACCAGTAGTGGAAAGACATTTACTATGAATGGTTCGGAAAAAGATCTGGGTATTATTCACCGGGCTGTCAAAGATGTTTTTGACATGATACAAAAG aCTAACGATAGGGAATTTCTGATTCGAGTTTCGTACATGGAAATTTATAATGAAGAAATTAATGATCTTTTAATGGTAACCAACCAGAAGCTGCCCATCCATGAGAGTTTGGAG CGTGGTGTTTTTGTTGCTGGCCTAAGAGAGGAAATTGTGAGCAATGCTGAACATGTACATAAGCTTCTTGAAGCTGGAGAAG TCAATAGACACTTTGGTGAAACAAATATGAATGTAAGAAGTAGCAGATCGCACACAATCTTTAGAATG GTCATAGAGAGCAAGATTAAGGAGATGGATGGTTCTTGTTCAGATGCTATTCGTGTTTCTGTTTTG AATTTGGTTGATTTGGCTGGATCTGAGAGAATTGCTAAGACCGGAGCAGATGGAGTTAGATTAAAGGAAGGAAAACACATCAACAAGAGCTTGATGGTTCTTGGTAATGTGATCAACAAACTCAGTGAAGGAGCAAAGCAAAG GGGACATATTCCATATCGTGACAGTAAGCTGACTCGAATACTCCAATCTTCACTTGGTGGCAATGCTAAAACTTCAATTATCTGTACACTATCACCTGAGGAG GTTCATGTGGAAGAAACCAGAGGAACTCTTCAGTTTGCCAACAGAGCCAAACGTGTTACAAATTGTGCTCAAGTGAATGAG ATCTTAAGTGACGCGGCCTTGCTGAAACAACAAAAGCTAGAGATAGAGGAATTACGTCAAAAACTTCAG GGATCTCGGGCCGAAAATTTAGAGCAGGAAATCTTGAAATTGCGGAATGACTTGTTTAAG TATGAACTAGAACATGAAAAGCTTGCCACGGAACTTGAAGAGGAGAGGAAGTTGCATAGACGAAGAGATATCCACATCAAAGAGCAGCAGCTTAAAATTGATAACCTCAGTAATATGGTGTCTTTTTCAGACAGTGATCAAAAAAGCCATACACAG GAACTAGGTTTCTCTGGGCAAGGAATGGGGGTGAGGAGCTGTAACAACCAGCGTACATGGCAGGAAGAACCTTTTAGCACTCCTAGCTTAAAAACAGCTCCCAATTCGTTTGTTGCTAGACGATCAAACTATGCAAAACTATCCGATTCTGATTCTAGCCCCTTGCCTGATGCGTTCAACAACGTGGTTGATGAAGATGCTTGGATGAAGTTGAATAAAGGATATGTAGCTGATCTTGATTCAATCCAAATGACTCCTGCGCTTAATGTTCGATGCTTGTCATCTGATGGTTTTAGTCCA GCATTCTCTAAAAGTAATTATGAGCTGAAGATTCAGAACCTCAAGACACAAATGGACATCACAATTAAAGAGAAAGACGAGTTAGAG AAAAGTAACCGAGAGTTGGTCTtgttgaataataaattaaccAAAGAGATCACAGAACTTAAGGAAGAGGCCAAACTGACTCGAGAAATTCCCCAAATGTTATGTCAATCAGTAACAACTTGCAAGGACATATATCAAGATGTCTTATCTGTTATGCAG AGTTCTGTTGAGGATGAAAAATCTTTTGCGAAAAACTTGTTGACCAGCATGGTTGAGATTGGCGAAAATCTTTTCTCAACTTTGGAAACCCATTGCAGAACAGCTGTAGATGGTCGTAGAGCTTTCAGTCAGGATACCTCTTTAGTGCAACAGCAGTGCAAAATTCTTTGTGACCGATTGAACAATACAGTTGCATTGTTGGCATCATCAGATGCACAAACTACAATGGAGAAAGGATTGAAAACTACTTTGAGTGGCTCTGATTATAAG GGCATCGACTTTAGGGAAGATCCTGCTTGTTGGAAGGAGAATTTGAGCAGTGAACTCAGCACATTCAAAGACAAATACATAAAACATGAGAAGGCTGCTGAGAATAACCAGGCATTGGAAGAGTTGAACTCTAGGTACCTTGACTTGGAACGAGCGTTCCATGTTCTCGAGCAAGAAAGAGATTCCTTGCTTGACAATATAACCAAATCAGGTGAAAAGCTGACATTAGTTTCAGAAGAAAGACAAATGTTATTGGAGAGGTACAAGTCTGAGATACAGAAAAGGAAAGAGCTTGAGCTAGAGATCAAACAGTTCAGCACGGAATTTGCCTGTCGACAAAGGTCTTTAGCATCCTTTCATAGTGATTTCAAATCTAGAATTAAGGATCTCAAAACCCAAAATCCTGTAGTGGTGATCAATTCTCTTGGGTTTTAG